From Alcaligenes faecalis, the proteins below share one genomic window:
- the dinD gene encoding DNA damage-inducible protein D, with the protein MQSQDIKQLTSQFDDLSHTIPEEGVEFWFARDLMEPLGYVRWENFKTAIDRAVESCKTTGYDEADHFRGVTKMIEIGKGGQRSVEDIMLTRYACYLIAQNGDPRKRAIAFAQSYFAIQTRKQELIEDRMRLQARLDARERLRESERTLSQNLYEHGVDDKGFGRIRSKGDAALFGGHTTQMMKDRYGITQTRPLAYFLPTLTIAAKNLATEMTNHNVTQEQLHGEMLITREHEQNNRSVRDMLGQRGIRPEQLPAEEDIKKLERRVKTEEKKLLKQTGKLPTHKQKSQEPH; encoded by the coding sequence ATGCAATCCCAAGACATCAAACAGCTGACAAGCCAGTTCGACGACTTGAGCCACACCATCCCAGAGGAAGGCGTGGAGTTCTGGTTCGCTCGCGACTTGATGGAGCCCTTGGGCTATGTGCGCTGGGAGAACTTCAAGACAGCGATAGATAGGGCGGTAGAGTCTTGTAAAACAACAGGTTACGACGAGGCTGATCATTTTCGTGGCGTCACGAAAATGATCGAAATCGGCAAAGGCGGACAGCGCTCAGTTGAAGACATCATGCTCACCCGCTATGCCTGCTACCTCATCGCCCAGAACGGCGACCCACGCAAGCGGGCCATTGCCTTTGCTCAAAGCTACTTCGCCATTCAAACCCGCAAGCAGGAGTTGATTGAAGACCGCATGCGTCTGCAGGCCAGGTTGGATGCCCGCGAACGCCTTCGCGAGTCCGAAAGGACGCTATCGCAAAACCTCTATGAACATGGGGTAGACGACAAAGGCTTTGGCCGCATCCGATCCAAAGGGGATGCGGCACTATTTGGTGGGCACACCACCCAGATGATGAAAGACCGCTACGGTATTACTCAAACCCGCCCCTTGGCTTACTTTCTGCCTACACTAACCATTGCCGCCAAGAACCTTGCCACGGAGATGACAAACCACAACGTCACGCAAGAGCAACTGCATGGTGAAATGTTGATCACCCGTGAGCATGAACAAAACAACCGCAGCGTGCGCGATATGCTGGGTCAGCGCGGTATCCGGCCTGAGCAGCTCCCTGCCGAGGAAGATATTAAAAAGCTGGAACGTCGCGTCAAAACAGAAGAAAAGAAACTGCTGAAACAAACAGGGAAACTTCCAACCCACAAGCAGAAAAGCCAGGAGCCACACTAG
- a CDS encoding IS5 family transposase: MSQLSFSEAEFAGKRKQTRREKFLNEMDRTVPWDYLAGEIAKHYPQEGKVGRQPYPIEAMLRIHFMQQWFNLSDPAMEEALYDSFSMRQFAKLPGGRAPDETTILNFRHLLEKHNIAEEMFEGVNLLLQDYGLMVRRGTIVDATIIDAPSSTKNAQGARDPEMHQTKKGNNYFFGMKAHIGVDLHTGLVHSMVGTAANVADVTQVDGLLHGEEELVLGDAGYQGVGKREEHQGRDVQWHIALRPSLRKRLSKTVQSLQDAYEYTKASLRAKVEHPFRVIKRQFGYTKVRYRGLAKNTAQLLTLFTLSNLWMARRHLMAEVRP, translated from the coding sequence ATGAGCCAACTGAGTTTTTCTGAAGCGGAATTTGCCGGTAAGCGCAAGCAGACACGCCGTGAGAAGTTCTTGAACGAGATGGATCGCACGGTGCCGTGGGATTACCTGGCCGGTGAGATTGCCAAGCACTACCCGCAAGAAGGCAAGGTGGGTCGCCAGCCGTATCCCATTGAGGCGATGCTGCGGATTCACTTCATGCAGCAATGGTTCAACCTGAGCGACCCGGCGATGGAAGAGGCGTTGTACGACAGTTTTTCGATGCGCCAGTTCGCCAAGCTGCCCGGTGGTCGTGCGCCGGACGAGACGACGATTCTGAACTTTCGTCACCTGCTTGAGAAGCACAACATTGCCGAAGAAATGTTCGAAGGCGTGAACCTGCTGCTGCAAGACTATGGGCTGATGGTGCGCCGGGGAACGATTGTGGACGCGACGATCATCGATGCGCCCAGCTCGACGAAGAACGCCCAGGGCGCGCGGGACCCCGAGATGCACCAGACCAAGAAAGGCAATAACTATTTCTTCGGCATGAAGGCGCACATTGGGGTCGATCTGCATACGGGCCTGGTGCATTCGATGGTAGGTACCGCGGCCAACGTGGCGGATGTGACGCAGGTCGATGGGCTGCTGCACGGTGAGGAAGAACTGGTCTTGGGTGATGCGGGCTATCAAGGTGTGGGCAAGCGCGAAGAGCACCAGGGGCGCGATGTGCAGTGGCATATTGCGTTGCGCCCGAGCCTGCGCAAGAGATTGAGCAAGACGGTGCAATCGTTGCAAGACGCCTATGAATACACCAAGGCCAGCCTGCGGGCCAAGGTGGAGCATCCGTTTCGGGTGATCAAACGGCAGTTCGGCTACACGAAGGTGAGGTATAGGGGGCTGGCGAAAAACACCGCGCAGTTGCTGACGCTGTTCACGTTGAGCAATCTGTGGATGGCGCGACGACATTTGATGGCAGAGGTGCGCCCATAG
- a CDS encoding MarR family transcriptional regulator codes for MKTATRPADIYMRFLQLADSLHTLPCLPCLDPLEERILVLVAKASKDCLRLSVRDVMAVERLGSPATIHTRLKSMREKGWIVLSDTEDTRRKQVDLSQAALLHFDRLSACLLEAANV; via the coding sequence ATGAAAACTGCCACCAGACCTGCTGATATTTATATGCGTTTTTTGCAGCTCGCCGATTCGCTGCATACCCTGCCTTGCCTGCCCTGCCTGGACCCGCTTGAAGAGCGCATCCTGGTGCTGGTTGCCAAGGCATCGAAAGACTGTTTGCGTTTGTCGGTACGCGATGTCATGGCCGTAGAGCGGCTGGGATCGCCCGCGACCATACACACCCGACTCAAGTCCATGCGTGAGAAAGGCTGGATCGTCCTCAGTGACACGGAGGACACACGCCGCAAGCAAGTCGACTTGAGCCAAGCTGCCCTGCTGCATTTTGATCGACTTTCTGCCTGTCTTTTAGAAGCGGCCAATGTCTGA
- the mnmE gene encoding tRNA uridine-5-carboxymethylaminomethyl(34) synthesis GTPase MnmE → MSSSSPIVAIATAPGRGGIGVIRVSGKELDTLIQTLFGRTLQARHAHFLPFKDAQGEAIDEGIALFFKGPHSYTGEDVLELQGHGGPAVLRRLLDRCLEAGKDQGLRLAEPGEFTQRAFLNDRLDLAQAEAVADLIDASSEAAARSAVASLSGVFSNNVNALADRIIHLRMLVEATLDFPEEEIDFLEKYQAAATLQGIQDELERILQHSRQGAILREGLHVVLAGQPNVGKSSLLNALAGEDVAIVTDIAGTTRDRVMQLIHIDGIPLHIVDTAGLRETEDTVERIGIARTWDEIAKANVIVHLLDARNPQDELDSAITTRLPSHVPVLRVYNKIDLLTAEQQAALPAQESGATVLPISARKDIGLDTLRRTLLDIAGWNPGSESPWLARERHLRALERAEYHLGLAAEHATHSDQVLDLFAEELRLAHLDLCSITGEFSSDDLLGEIFSSFCIGK, encoded by the coding sequence ATGTCCAGTTCTTCCCCTATTGTGGCTATTGCCACCGCCCCCGGCCGGGGTGGTATTGGTGTCATCCGCGTGTCTGGCAAAGAGCTTGATACTCTGATCCAGACCCTGTTTGGCCGTACGCTGCAAGCGCGTCATGCGCACTTTTTGCCCTTCAAGGATGCACAAGGTGAGGCAATCGACGAGGGCATTGCACTGTTCTTTAAAGGCCCGCACTCCTATACCGGCGAAGACGTGCTGGAGCTGCAAGGCCACGGCGGCCCGGCTGTTCTGCGCCGCCTGCTGGATCGCTGCCTGGAAGCAGGTAAAGATCAGGGCCTGCGCCTGGCCGAGCCGGGAGAATTCACCCAGCGCGCTTTCCTGAACGACAGACTGGACCTGGCCCAGGCCGAGGCCGTGGCCGACTTGATTGACGCTTCCTCGGAAGCCGCGGCCCGCAGTGCCGTCGCCTCCCTGTCCGGCGTGTTTTCCAACAACGTCAACGCCCTGGCCGACCGCATCATTCACCTGCGCATGCTGGTAGAAGCTACGCTGGATTTCCCCGAAGAAGAAATCGACTTCCTGGAAAAATACCAGGCAGCGGCCACCCTGCAAGGCATACAGGACGAGCTGGAACGCATCCTGCAGCATTCGCGTCAGGGGGCGATCCTGCGCGAGGGCCTGCACGTTGTACTGGCAGGCCAGCCCAATGTGGGTAAATCCAGCCTGCTCAACGCCCTGGCTGGTGAAGATGTGGCCATCGTGACCGATATTGCCGGCACCACCCGCGACCGCGTCATGCAGCTGATCCACATTGATGGCATTCCGCTGCATATCGTGGATACCGCCGGCTTGCGTGAAACCGAGGACACCGTAGAGCGCATCGGTATCGCCCGTACCTGGGACGAAATCGCCAAGGCGAACGTGATCGTGCACCTGCTCGATGCACGCAACCCACAAGACGAGTTGGACAGTGCCATTACCACTCGCCTGCCATCACACGTACCCGTGCTGCGCGTCTATAACAAGATAGACTTGCTGACAGCAGAGCAACAGGCCGCCTTGCCCGCACAAGAGAGTGGCGCCACCGTGCTGCCAATTTCTGCACGTAAGGATATCGGTCTGGACACGCTGCGCCGCACCTTGCTGGATATCGCAGGCTGGAACCCCGGCAGCGAATCCCCCTGGCTGGCACGAGAACGACACCTGCGGGCCCTGGAGCGCGCGGAGTACCACCTGGGCCTGGCTGCGGAACACGCCACACACAGCGATCAGGTGCTGGATCTGTTTGCAGAAGAACTGCGCCTGGCGCATCTGGATCTGTGCTCGATTACCGGCGAGTTCAGCAGCGATGATTTGCTGGGGGAGATTTTCTCCAGTTTTTGTATTGGGAAGTGA
- a CDS encoding DUF4105 domain-containing protein, with product MVIKILVLLLVLAVAAWGTLALQFQLSAGLGRWLALAGWIAVAILSLYALSKGKNWLFVPQALGFLVLVGWWSSIAPSNDREWAPDVARMSYGEVNGSIVTLHNVRDFNWRSETDFDERWIKQDYDLQTIKSVDMFLSYWMGPVIAHTLVSFGFEDGRHVVFSVEIRKEKHEAFSAIGGFFKDFELSLIAATEQDIVRTRSNARGEDVYMYSVDLDKPAMQALFLSYVEQGQQLQTTPRFYNTLTANCTTIVYDMVSRIVDGVPWDWRVLASGYLAEYVYGLNALAPGHSFQELKRLGYINPRALSQQEGQDFSALIRQNLPLVKPF from the coding sequence ATGGTGATCAAGATTTTGGTCCTGTTATTGGTCTTGGCAGTAGCGGCCTGGGGGACGCTGGCACTGCAATTTCAGCTGTCGGCAGGTCTGGGACGCTGGCTGGCACTGGCCGGCTGGATAGCGGTGGCGATATTGAGCCTGTATGCCCTGAGCAAGGGCAAGAACTGGCTCTTTGTACCTCAGGCGCTGGGCTTTCTGGTGCTGGTGGGCTGGTGGAGCAGTATTGCGCCCAGCAATGACCGGGAATGGGCGCCTGATGTGGCCAGAATGAGCTATGGCGAGGTAAATGGCTCGATTGTGACCCTGCACAATGTGCGCGACTTTAATTGGCGCAGTGAAACCGATTTTGACGAGCGCTGGATAAAGCAGGACTACGATTTGCAGACGATCAAATCGGTAGATATGTTCCTGTCGTACTGGATGGGCCCGGTCATCGCGCATACCTTGGTGTCCTTTGGCTTTGAGGACGGTCGCCATGTGGTGTTCTCAGTAGAGATCCGCAAGGAAAAGCATGAGGCTTTTTCTGCCATCGGTGGCTTCTTCAAGGACTTTGAATTAAGCCTGATTGCGGCGACCGAACAGGACATTGTGCGCACCCGCAGCAATGCTCGTGGTGAGGACGTGTACATGTACAGCGTGGATTTAGACAAACCCGCCATGCAGGCCCTGTTCTTGTCTTATGTGGAGCAAGGCCAGCAGTTGCAGACCACTCCCCGCTTCTACAACACTTTGACGGCTAACTGCACCACTATTGTTTACGACATGGTCTCCAGGATTGTGGATGGTGTGCCTTGGGACTGGCGCGTGCTGGCCTCGGGCTATTTGGCTGAGTATGTGTATGGTCTGAATGCTTTGGCCCCAGGCCATAGCTTCCAGGAACTGAAGCGGCTGGGCTATATCAATCCCAGGGCCTTGTCGCAGCAGGAAGGGCAGGATTTTTCAGCCCTGATTCGACAGAATTTGCCTCTGGTAAAGCCTTTTTAA
- a CDS encoding PhzF family phenazine biosynthesis protein, with amino-acid sequence MRLPIYQVDAFTDTLFAGNPAAVVLLSEFPDDALMQSIARENNLAETAFLVPQGPDFRLRWFTPTVEVPLCGHATLASAAVVLQHMRPQDSQVVFHTLSGALTVRRDEAGYVMDFPARPLTRVDDDPRLEKALGTKITQLWRNDFTHLAVVETEEQVRQLQIDTAAMMAVGYEGCIVTAAGSGQFDIVSRFFAPGHGIEEDPVTGSAHCALLPYWAPLLGKNQLLAYQASERGGVLDCTLDGDRVFLKGQAVMYMEGFIQVA; translated from the coding sequence ATGCGCTTACCTATCTATCAGGTTGATGCCTTTACCGACACCTTGTTTGCGGGCAATCCTGCCGCTGTCGTGTTGTTGTCCGAGTTTCCTGACGATGCCCTGATGCAGTCGATCGCGCGGGAGAACAATCTGGCTGAAACTGCCTTTCTGGTGCCGCAAGGCCCGGACTTTCGCTTGCGTTGGTTCACCCCCACGGTAGAGGTGCCCTTGTGTGGTCACGCTACCTTGGCCAGCGCTGCTGTCGTGCTGCAGCATATGCGGCCACAAGATAGCCAGGTGGTGTTTCACACGTTGAGTGGTGCCTTGACGGTGCGCCGTGACGAGGCAGGCTATGTCATGGATTTTCCTGCACGCCCGCTTACTCGTGTGGATGATGATCCCAGGTTGGAAAAAGCCTTGGGGACCAAGATTACGCAACTGTGGCGTAATGACTTTACCCATTTGGCTGTGGTGGAAACAGAGGAGCAGGTGCGACAGCTGCAGATAGATACGGCAGCCATGATGGCGGTCGGTTATGAAGGATGTATTGTGACTGCGGCGGGCTCGGGCCAGTTTGATATTGTCAGTCGCTTTTTTGCGCCCGGTCATGGCATTGAAGAAGATCCCGTGACGGGTTCGGCTCACTGTGCCTTGTTGCCTTATTGGGCGCCTCTTTTGGGAAAAAACCAGTTGCTGGCCTATCAGGCTTCCGAGCGTGGGGGCGTGCTGGACTGCACCTTGGATGGCGATCGCGTCTTTCTGAAGGGTCAGGCCGTCATGTATATGGAAGGCTTTATACAGGTCGCTTAA
- a CDS encoding DUF4880 domain-containing protein, producing the protein MTTYQGELLEHTQAHAQAAYWFTRLNSGEATAAELREFEDWRRDNPENERSYRYICYFCDASLDAPEHEIRRLLASSGEKAALLKPYHRGLLAGLFVLALALTVFFSWPERVLRQEHLVSGAQMLEQRFVDGAVVRLGPDSALEIREYEDRLNLQLLRGQVTLLLADPTQKSVTVFTSFAQARSNKGQFSAFLDSDHMKFAVDTGSVEVSSGTWWRRQIRVLIPGQYIDVDRWSGMKRVQPAPASPNEAD; encoded by the coding sequence ATGACGACATATCAAGGGGAGCTGCTGGAGCATACGCAGGCTCACGCACAGGCTGCGTATTGGTTTACTCGCTTGAATTCCGGCGAGGCGACTGCGGCCGAATTACGGGAATTTGAGGATTGGCGTCGTGACAATCCTGAAAATGAACGTTCATATCGATACATTTGTTATTTTTGTGACGCCAGCCTGGATGCGCCCGAGCATGAAATTCGCCGTTTATTGGCCAGCTCGGGGGAAAAGGCCGCCTTGCTCAAGCCTTATCACCGGGGTTTGCTGGCTGGCTTGTTTGTTTTGGCTCTGGCCCTGACCGTGTTTTTCTCCTGGCCGGAGCGGGTGCTGCGGCAAGAGCATCTGGTATCTGGTGCACAAATGCTGGAGCAGCGCTTTGTGGATGGCGCTGTGGTGCGACTGGGCCCCGATTCGGCTCTTGAAATCCGCGAGTACGAGGACAGGCTGAATTTGCAGCTGTTACGCGGCCAGGTCACTTTACTGCTGGCTGACCCCACACAAAAGAGCGTGACGGTCTTTACCAGCTTTGCACAGGCACGTAGCAACAAAGGGCAGTTCTCGGCCTTTCTGGACAGCGATCATATGAAGTTTGCCGTGGATACTGGTTCGGTCGAAGTCTCCAGTGGAACATGGTGGCGCCGACAGATTCGGGTTTTGATTCCCGGTCAGTATATTGATGTGGATCGATGGTCTGGCATGAAACGGGTTCAACCCGCTCCTGCATCTCCCAATGAGGCCGACTAA
- a CDS encoding autotransporter outer membrane beta-barrel domain-containing protein, with product MDFKIKALLGHTLLALSWASSAYAYETEFILNQHGQQAFELRIYGPDDGGYDTSDQSTPRVSPWNIDENGRLKIRAALERWAEILNLPAGYTPAVINLGTMNDENANAYGASLQSPDHPNFTISALQARLQGIFKGNPTNPDAVISVGKLDLDTAPVNPSQLPLTGKADYNAVIFHELAHALGISNTVTDNLPENSFDPPDPFFLDDLSPWALGLRDDQGRAPSPGQKILCSVCTNPYDPAAFDLRQDKGYFTGDHVQEVLNGAMPGIPVSILNFHDQPQDGVDRNYMSHTELRNSLMSHQTYRNYVNLMEAEIAALQDIGLSIDRRNFFGYSVYGDNVTLNNTNGYFARNEDGTAYLPGQYNMATQGLGLHIYGERNLIRQAADLLTAGPGGAGVRVDGSENTLIIPEATRIHAHGWYGRGLQFSYGRHHNIVQQGEVRADGQDGVGALFDFGQNAMGSDDEYHGSWMLMAKGQLRAVPEILQGALVSNYDLSGILSGQKAAIHIADNAWVQNINILQGAQITGDITSDYNRRDADQQLLLTRISFGQKADENGRATNAADPDFQMRYDGNIKGQNNLAVVIAGGATSLNGQHELYGLRVDQGATLYGNSEFTLNPEYNFTNNGTLSPGNSYGNMTIKGNFVQGADGRILVEASTTQNDHVDVQGLAQLDGELTVDLQPDWYQNGWILNQDKVFTASQTQGQFAALNATLTSPTLNVESTGNGWTVSRNQNAYAQYAASPNAAAVGTSLAQASAGNQSLAAVYQAMDFSRADGSDIGLALDQLSAGSYAAQTAASLRREQLVSEQLRQIDGINKSGWQSFIQTYGGRYHWQLGSNDVDHRSETYGVMLGAEHRAEGSDWSLGVHGNANEQRVNVDAPFQAKSKLTGLGLGVHARYRAYSQEGWTGLAQIRVGIEQGKMNRNISFADYQARPASDWTGHTVSLGVQTGYNWALGENGSIGPVLALDYLHYRRPGLEESGDAASRLRLDSSRQNALQASVGLALRQNWDLSQNRQLQTSFSVAWEQALLSRNQTQKAAFASAQSVGFEGRYARVDRHALSLGTSISLQQSERLRLGLSASTRLLGDSRADINGTLFLNWMF from the coding sequence ATGGACTTCAAAATCAAAGCACTACTAGGCCACACCCTGTTGGCCCTGAGCTGGGCCAGCAGCGCTTATGCCTACGAGACAGAATTCATTCTGAACCAACACGGTCAACAAGCCTTTGAGTTGAGAATCTATGGGCCTGATGATGGCGGTTACGATACGTCGGATCAATCCACTCCACGCGTTTCCCCCTGGAATATTGACGAGAATGGTCGGCTGAAAATTCGTGCCGCACTGGAGCGTTGGGCCGAAATCCTGAATCTGCCGGCGGGCTACACACCGGCTGTGATCAACCTGGGCACCATGAATGACGAGAACGCCAATGCCTACGGTGCATCACTCCAGAGCCCTGATCACCCCAACTTCACCATCTCGGCCTTGCAAGCACGCTTGCAGGGAATCTTCAAGGGCAATCCGACTAATCCCGATGCCGTCATCAGCGTCGGCAAGCTTGATCTGGATACGGCTCCGGTCAACCCAAGCCAACTGCCCTTGACGGGCAAGGCTGACTACAACGCAGTGATTTTCCACGAGCTGGCCCATGCTTTGGGCATCAGCAATACCGTCACAGACAACCTGCCTGAAAACAGCTTTGATCCACCCGATCCCTTCTTCCTGGATGACCTTAGCCCCTGGGCCTTGGGCTTGCGCGATGACCAGGGTCGAGCCCCCAGCCCCGGGCAGAAAATCCTGTGCTCGGTCTGCACCAATCCATATGATCCTGCCGCTTTTGACCTGCGCCAGGACAAGGGCTATTTCACCGGCGATCACGTACAGGAAGTTCTGAATGGCGCTATGCCGGGCATTCCCGTCAGCATCCTGAACTTCCACGACCAGCCCCAGGATGGAGTGGACCGCAACTACATGAGCCACACCGAGCTGCGCAACAGCTTGATGAGCCATCAGACCTATCGCAATTACGTGAATCTGATGGAGGCCGAAATTGCCGCCTTGCAGGATATCGGGCTGAGCATTGATCGCCGCAACTTCTTTGGCTATTCGGTCTATGGGGACAACGTCACCCTGAACAATACCAATGGCTACTTTGCACGCAATGAAGACGGCACGGCCTACCTGCCTGGTCAATACAACATGGCCACACAAGGCTTGGGCCTGCACATTTATGGCGAACGCAACCTCATTCGCCAGGCGGCGGATCTGCTGACAGCCGGGCCAGGGGGGGCAGGTGTACGTGTGGACGGTAGCGAAAACACGCTCATCATTCCCGAGGCGACGCGTATTCATGCCCACGGCTGGTATGGTCGTGGCCTGCAGTTCAGCTATGGCCGCCATCACAATATTGTCCAGCAAGGCGAAGTCCGCGCAGATGGCCAGGATGGCGTCGGGGCCTTGTTTGATTTCGGCCAGAACGCCATGGGCAGCGACGATGAATATCACGGCTCCTGGATGCTCATGGCTAAAGGCCAGCTACGCGCTGTACCGGAAATATTGCAAGGTGCCTTGGTCAGCAATTACGATTTGTCCGGCATCTTGTCGGGTCAGAAGGCGGCCATCCATATCGCGGACAATGCCTGGGTACAGAACATCAATATTCTGCAGGGCGCACAAATCACAGGTGACATTACCTCGGATTACAACCGTCGCGACGCTGACCAGCAACTGCTGCTGACCCGCATCAGCTTTGGTCAAAAAGCCGATGAAAATGGCCGTGCTACCAATGCGGCTGACCCCGACTTCCAGATGCGTTATGACGGCAATATCAAAGGCCAAAACAATCTGGCTGTCGTCATTGCCGGGGGCGCCACTTCCTTGAATGGCCAGCATGAGCTGTACGGCTTGCGCGTGGATCAGGGCGCGACCCTGTATGGCAATAGCGAATTCACCCTCAACCCTGAATACAATTTCACCAATAACGGCACACTCAGCCCCGGGAACTCCTACGGGAACATGACGATCAAGGGCAATTTTGTCCAAGGTGCCGATGGCCGCATTCTAGTGGAGGCCTCGACCACCCAGAATGATCATGTTGATGTGCAGGGCCTGGCTCAGCTCGATGGCGAGTTGACCGTGGATCTGCAGCCAGACTGGTATCAAAACGGCTGGATATTGAATCAGGACAAGGTGTTCACCGCCAGCCAGACACAAGGGCAGTTTGCTGCGCTCAATGCCACGCTGACATCCCCCACCCTGAATGTAGAAAGTACAGGCAATGGCTGGACTGTCAGCCGTAATCAGAATGCGTATGCCCAGTACGCAGCATCGCCCAATGCCGCCGCTGTTGGTACCAGCCTGGCACAGGCTTCCGCAGGTAATCAGTCCCTGGCGGCCGTGTATCAAGCCATGGACTTCTCGCGTGCAGATGGCAGCGATATCGGTCTGGCCCTGGATCAGCTAAGTGCTGGTTCCTACGCCGCCCAAACCGCCGCCTCCTTGCGTCGCGAGCAACTGGTATCCGAACAACTGCGCCAAATCGACGGTATCAACAAGAGCGGCTGGCAAAGCTTCATCCAGACCTATGGCGGCCGCTATCACTGGCAGCTGGGCAGCAACGATGTTGATCACCGCAGCGAAACCTATGGAGTGATGCTGGGAGCGGAACACCGTGCTGAAGGCAGTGACTGGAGCCTGGGCGTGCACGGCAATGCCAACGAGCAGCGCGTCAATGTCGACGCTCCGTTCCAGGCCAAGAGCAAGCTGACTGGTTTGGGCCTGGGTGTTCATGCCCGCTATCGTGCTTACAGCCAGGAAGGCTGGACCGGTCTGGCTCAAATACGTGTAGGTATTGAGCAGGGGAAGATGAACCGCAATATCAGCTTCGCGGACTATCAGGCGCGCCCTGCGTCGGATTGGACTGGCCATACCGTCTCGCTGGGGGTACAGACTGGCTACAACTGGGCACTGGGTGAAAACGGCAGCATCGGACCGGTCCTGGCTCTGGATTACCTCCATTACCGTCGCCCAGGGCTGGAAGAAAGTGGCGATGCCGCCAGCCGTCTGCGCCTGGACTCCAGCCGTCAAAACGCCTTGCAGGCCTCTGTGGGCCTGGCCCTGCGTCAGAACTGGGATTTAAGCCAGAATCGCCAACTGCAAACATCCTTCTCAGTGGCTTGGGAGCAGGCTTTGCTAAGCCGCAATCAGACTCAGAAAGCGGCTTTTGCCAGTGCCCAATCGGTAGGTTTTGAGGGACGTTATGCGCGAGTGGATCGCCATGCCTTGTCGCTGGGAACCAGCATCAGCTTGCAGCAATCCGAGCGTCTGCGTTTAGGGCTGTCGGCCAGTACCCGTTTATTGGGGGATAGCCGTGCCGATATAAACGGTACATTGTTCCTGAACTGGATGTTCTAA
- a CDS encoding pyridoxal-phosphate dependent enzyme encodes MILHLETPLIYSHALSDPLGKQVWLKMDALQPSGSFKIRGIGHLCQHHAQQGKKRFIISSGGNAGIAVAYAGRRLTIPTVVVVPESTSEHARRLIQREKAELHVVGKNWQEAHEYALTLVQEDDALIHPFDDPLLWEGHASLIAEVAQMGVQPDAVLLAVGGGGLLSGVAQGLREQGWDKTTIIAVETEGTASLGESVRQRQHITLDEVSGVATSLGAPRVCDQAYAISQSHPTTCIQVSDAQAVSACLRFLTDHRVLVEPACGAALSTLYLDHEALAPYKNILVVVCGGNTMTLEQLVQWRATP; translated from the coding sequence ATGATTCTTCACCTTGAGACACCACTTATTTATTCACACGCCTTGAGCGATCCACTTGGTAAACAAGTTTGGTTGAAAATGGATGCGCTTCAGCCTAGCGGTTCATTCAAAATTCGCGGAATTGGCCACTTGTGCCAGCACCATGCCCAGCAAGGAAAGAAGCGCTTCATCATTTCTTCAGGCGGCAATGCGGGAATTGCCGTTGCCTATGCGGGACGCCGCCTGACCATACCTACTGTTGTTGTCGTTCCCGAAAGCACCAGCGAACACGCCAGACGCTTGATTCAACGGGAGAAAGCCGAGCTTCACGTGGTGGGCAAGAACTGGCAGGAAGCGCATGAATATGCACTGACCCTGGTGCAAGAAGACGATGCCCTGATTCATCCCTTTGACGATCCTTTGCTGTGGGAAGGCCACGCCAGCCTGATTGCTGAAGTCGCCCAAATGGGCGTGCAACCCGATGCCGTCTTGCTGGCGGTAGGGGGAGGTGGCTTGCTAAGCGGTGTCGCGCAAGGCCTGCGAGAACAGGGTTGGGACAAGACCACCATTATTGCTGTGGAAACCGAGGGCACGGCCAGCCTGGGCGAGTCGGTGCGACAACGTCAGCACATCACACTAGACGAAGTAAGCGGGGTCGCCACCTCGCTGGGGGCACCACGGGTTTGTGACCAGGCCTATGCCATCAGCCAATCCCATCCCACCACCTGCATTCAGGTCAGTGATGCCCAGGCCGTCAGCGCGTGCTTGCGTTTTCTGACCGACCACCGCGTTCTGGTCGAACCCGCATGCGGCGCGGCTTTGTCGACCTTGTACCTGGACCACGAGGCACTGGCACCTTATAAAAACATTCTGGTTGTTGTGTGTGGTGGTAACACCATGACACTGGAACAGTTGGTGCAGTGGCGGGCCACACCTTGA
- a CDS encoding DUF6180 family protein: protein MHTLNKWVLMAALLHGAWAAQAQELRPLELEAEQRSISRLSVAQCLDTVQQTAAGEGYQQRNDSRANDQLGVYIGTAPMGAGSLVVYCLDLNPSTAYIIHTKAPVTADLMSPHQLNYKITQALTVANQP from the coding sequence ATGCACACACTCAACAAGTGGGTTCTGATGGCAGCTTTGCTTCATGGCGCGTGGGCAGCACAGGCTCAGGAACTGCGGCCTCTGGAACTGGAGGCAGAACAGCGTTCCATCTCCCGCCTCAGCGTGGCCCAGTGCCTGGATACGGTCCAGCAAACAGCCGCGGGGGAGGGCTATCAACAGCGCAATGACTCAAGGGCCAACGATCAGTTAGGGGTTTATATTGGCACAGCCCCCATGGGAGCCGGCTCGCTGGTGGTGTATTGCCTTGATTTGAACCCCTCGACTGCCTACATCATTCACACCAAGGCACCCGTCACAGCCGATTTGATGTCTCCACATCAGCTCAACTACAAAATTACGCAGGCTTTGACGGTAGCCAACCAGCCCTGA